One genomic window of Corticium candelabrum chromosome 21, ooCorCand1.1, whole genome shotgun sequence includes the following:
- the LOC134196683 gene encoding uncharacterized protein LOC134196683: MDGKEDCERNSKIVSEQSKSFLKRLFGRHCNTRVKLGESPLNRTSTTFSSIQLVGSDTQELKLESIGQAAQASPLLETQSLDGDCKDADRLRYLERLLEERDEQICSLRRDLFSLQGENDSSDSKLTDTQLELNLRRDEAKSTQIKLASLKRENEELKRGKPTHIDWSREVEEQLGKAISEAVKLQEEVDTLKRDKGSLNRALAESEKQLRQLIEIANIPELSLRKTGKKVASGAFGDVFIGVWRRVNVAIKSFHEEIQEGNNRLIFEQEIAVCCRIHHPNIVCTFGILRVSGKMPEIVMELLECSLAQLMLVALRSPRYLTLREQLDICGDALAGISYLHEMLPEPLLHGDIRCSNILITTTMGAKIADFGASHFIRSSLSIGPLSLEYLAPERTPSQQGRSLSNTPQADMYSLGVTLVEVLTGEKAMRKARHRQLRQVTHLKLRDMCIQMTEDEPANRLTADQAYDVIETVRKTVEYSRCPPRRKVSRMEGDQFISLSALA, encoded by the exons ATGGATGGAAAGGAGGACTGTGAAAGGAATTCGAAGATCGTCTCAGAGCAGTCTAAATCCTTTTTGAAGCGACTGTTTGGGCGTCACTGCAACACGAGAGTGAAATTGGGGGAGTCTCCATTGAATCGTACATCTACTACATTTAGTAGTATTCAGCTGGTCGGCTCTGATACTCAAGAGTTAAAGCTTGAAAGTATTGGGCAAGCGGCTCAGGCAAGCCCCTTGTTGGAAACGCAGTCTCTCGACGGTGACTGCAAGGATGCTGACCGTTTGAGGTACCTTGAACGGCTGCTTGAGGAGCGGGATGAACAAATCTGCAGTCTGAGGCGAGACCTATTTAGCCTACAAGGTGAAAACGACTCTAGCGATAGCAAGCTAACTGACACACAGCTGGAGCTTAATCTTCGACGAGACGAGGCGAAAAGCACGCAAATTAAATTGGCATCTCTGAAACGAGAAAATGAAGAATTGAAGAGAGGGAAACCGACGCATATTGACTGGTCGAGAGAAGTCGAAGAGCAGTTAGGAAAGGCGATAAGCGAGGCGGTAAAATTGCAAGAGGAAGTGGACACGTTGAAGAGAGACAAAGGCAGTCTGAATCGAGCACTGGCCGAAAGTGAGAAGCAGTTGCGTCAACTCATTGAAATTGCCAACATTCCCGAGTTGTCTCTGCGTAAGACTGGAAAGAAAGTCGCCTCTGGAGCATTTGGAG ATGTGTTCATTGGGGTGTGGCGAAGAGTCAATGTCGCAATCAAGTCGTTTCATGAGGAAATACAAGAAGGAAACAACAGACTTATCTTCGAGCAAGAGATTGCCGTCTGTTGTCGCATTCACCACCCGAACATTGTGTGTACATTTGGTATACTTCGCGTGAGCGGCAAGATGCCGGAGATCGTTATGGAGTTGCTGGAGTGCTCTCTTGCACAACTCATGCTAGTGGCATTGCGATCACCACGATATCTCACGTTAAGAGAACAGCTAGACATCTGTGGAGATGCGCTGGCCGGCATTAGTTATCTCCACGAAATGCTTCCCGAGCCGTTGCTTCACGGCGACATCCGCTGCTCTAATATTCTTATCACAACTACAATGGGAGCGAAAATTGCTGATTTTGGTGCTTCTCACTTTATTCGTAGCTCTCTCTCCATTGGCCCTCTAAGTTTGGAATACCTTGCACCCGAGAGGACGCCATCACAGCAAGGCCGTTCTCTTAGCAACACACCGCAGGCCGACATGTACAGTCTGGGTGTCACGTTAGTTGAAGTTCTTACCGGAGAGAAAGCGATGAGAAAGGCACGTCACCGACAACTACGACAAGTCACGCACCTCAAGCTTCGAGATATGTGCATTCAAATGACAGAAGATGAGCCTGCCAATCGTCTTACTGCAGATCAAGcatatgacgtcatcgaaacagtCCGGAAGACTGTCGAGTACAGTCGCTGCCCGCCGAGACGAAAAGTCTCTCGAATGGAAGGAGACCAATTTATTTCCTTATCTGCCTTAGCCTAA
- the LOC134196684 gene encoding epithelial-stromal interaction protein 1-like: MSSVYRLTKKPPSRGRRQADDSEYTDDSNEYGPAVDSPGSSQQPEDRSQTLSPRHTSGSTFGYHVFVPDEQKQAKLKQVAEAEESAFAEHRRIQLAQLRSETRQLGEGVRSVSCEEARERQARKNRRAKHDFQMKREERAEAEKKRQDNKLKQMKLEARRKSEALETRRKEEMRAARLKRFASNEHS; encoded by the exons ATGAGTAGCGTCTATAGACTGACAAAGAAGCCGCCCTCTAGAGGAagaagacaggcagacgaCAG TGAATATACAGACGACTCGAACGAATACGGTCCAGCAGTGGATTCGCCCGGTAGCTCGCAACAACCAGAAGATAGAAG ccagaccctctcgccgCGTCACACTTCCGG ATCAACTTTCGGATATCATGTATTTGTTCCAGATGAACAGAAGCAAGCAAAACTAAAACAAG TGGCTGAGGCGGAGGAGAGTGCATTTGCAGAGCACAGGAGGATACAGCTAGCTCAATTACGTAGTGAAACAAGGCAACTTG GCGAGGGTGTCAGAAGTGTGTCGTGCGAAGAGGCAAGGGAAAGACAAGCAAGAAAGAATCGGAGAGCCAAACATGATTTTCAG ATGAAACGAGAAGAACGTGCAGAAGCTGAAAAAAAGAGACAAGACAACAAACTGAAACAGATGAAACTTGAAGCCAGACGGAAG AGTGAAGCACTAGAGACACGAAGAAAGGAAGAAATGCGAGC GGCAAGATTAAAGCGGTTTGCAAGCAATGAACACTCATAG
- the LOC134196686 gene encoding uncharacterized protein LOC134196686 isoform X1: MMVKAHTSLFATFTLFQFILTDTDARPNNAQSAAGQASDKRCKCECPSSKNSQPHRNYHNHHHNKPHEQLFQSPREVMLHDQDSKYNINISMPVVQSILSQSTNSLISLNGDYTVMTHSLQPKMYTDEYSLLTSNVSVSWQDQYGQPLSLTFQVYYYSPLGDMTATSNQNDAKDSNSTSHSW, encoded by the exons ATGATGGTCAAAGCTCACACTTCACTATTTGCTACATTTACTCTCTTTCAGTTCATCCTTACAGACACTGATG CTCGTCCTAATAATGCTCAAAGTGCAGCAGGCCAAGCATCTGATAAACGATGCAAGTGTGAATGTCCATCCAGTAAAAATTCTCAACCTCATCGCAACTATCACAATCACCATCACAACAAGCCTCATGAACAACTTTTTCAATCACCACGAGAAGTGATGCTACATGATCAAGACAGCAAGTACAACATCAATATTTCCATGCCAGTTGTTCAATCGATTCTCAGCCAATCAACAAACAGTCTG ATCTCATTGAATGGTGATTATACAGTGATGACTCACAGTCTGCAGCCAAAGATGTATACAGACGAGTATTCACTACTGACTTCTAATGTGTCAGTATCATGGCAAGATCAGTATGGACAGCCTCTCAGCCTGACATTCCAG GTCTACTACTACAGTCCACTTGGTGATATGACAGCAACGAGCAATCAGAATGATGCCAAAGACTCAAACTCGACCTCACACTCATGGTAA
- the LOC134196686 gene encoding uncharacterized protein LOC134196686 isoform X2, with amino-acid sequence MMVKAHTSLFATFTLFQFILTDTDARPNNAQSAAGQASDKRCKCECPSSKNSQPHRNYHNHHHNKPHEQLFQSPREVMLHDQDSKYNINISMPVVQSILSQSTNSLISLNGDYTVMTHSLQPKMYTDEYSLLTSNVSVSWQDQYGQPLSLTFQVYYYSPLGDMTATSNQNDAKDSNSTSHS; translated from the exons ATGATGGTCAAAGCTCACACTTCACTATTTGCTACATTTACTCTCTTTCAGTTCATCCTTACAGACACTGATG CTCGTCCTAATAATGCTCAAAGTGCAGCAGGCCAAGCATCTGATAAACGATGCAAGTGTGAATGTCCATCCAGTAAAAATTCTCAACCTCATCGCAACTATCACAATCACCATCACAACAAGCCTCATGAACAACTTTTTCAATCACCACGAGAAGTGATGCTACATGATCAAGACAGCAAGTACAACATCAATATTTCCATGCCAGTTGTTCAATCGATTCTCAGCCAATCAACAAACAGTCTG ATCTCATTGAATGGTGATTATACAGTGATGACTCACAGTCTGCAGCCAAAGATGTATACAGACGAGTATTCACTACTGACTTCTAATGTGTCAGTATCATGGCAAGATCAGTATGGACAGCCTCTCAGCCTGACATTCCAG GTCTACTACTACAGTCCACTTGGTGATATGACAGCAACGAGCAATCAGAATGATGCCAAAGACTCAAACTCGACCTCACACTCATG A